CCAACGAAGAACTCGCCATTTTCCTTTTTCAAAGGATAAACGCGTATAAAATTATGCTGTTTCTCATCGCCCTTGCCCGTTTCGATATCGAATCGGTGTCGATGAAATGGGCAGATGAGTTTTCCCTCTTCACACCATCCATGGGTCAAGTCGGCGCCTGCATGAGGGCAACGGCTCGAGGTTACCGATAAGATGCCGCCCTCGCTAATCAAGCAAAGCTTCTTCCCTGCAACATGCAAAGCTTTCACATAATTTCTGCTCTCATCAATCTTTGCAGGCACCTTATGCCAGGTTAAGTCGTCATCCTCGAATTCTTCCATAAGTTAAATGTCAGGCTTTTTTAGCTAAAAACAAAAAAAGCTGCCCAAATTGGGCAGCTTCTCTTATCTCTATTTTGATTCCAGTCTTATTGGAATTTCTTAGCATTAACTTTACGCTCGTTTTCAGTAAGATAGATCTTACGAAGACGCATGCTCTGTGGAGTTACCTCGATGTACTCATCCGCTTGGATGTACTCCATGCTCTCCTCTAATGAGAATTTAATTGCAGGAGCGATACGTGTGTTATCATCTGAACCTGAAGCACGCATGTTGGTTAACTGCTTACCTTTCGTTACGTTGATTGTTAAGTCATTATCACGGATGTGCTCTCCTAAGATCTGTCCTTCGTAGATATCTACTCCCGGATCAACGAAGAAACGACCACGATCTTGTAATTTATCGATCGAGTATGCTGTTGTACTACCTGTATCTAATGAAATCAATACCCCAGCTAAACGTCCAGGAATTGTTCCTTTCCAAGGCTCATATCCTTTCAAACGGTGCGCCATTACAGCCTCACCAGCAGTAGCCGTCAATACGTTGTTACGTAATCCGATGATACCGCGAGAAGGAATCGAAAACTCTAAGTGTTGCATTTCGCCTTTCGACTCCATGATCAACAACTCACCTTTACGTTGAGTTACTAATTCGATAACCTTTCCAGAAACCTCTGCAGGTACATCAACTACTAACTCCTCGATAGGCTCGCATTTTACACCATTGATTTCTTTAACAATTACCTGTGGTTGACCTACTTGTAACTCGTATCCTTCGCGACGCATGGTCTCAATCAATACAGACAAGTGAAGAATACCACGGCCATATACTAACCATGCATCAGGAGATTCCGTCGGAACAACACGTAATGCTAGGTTTTTCTCTAATTCTTTTTGAAGACGGTCATAAATGTGACGTGAAGTAACAAACTTACCCTCTTTACCGAAGAAAGGAGAGTTATTGATCGTGAACAACATGTTCATTGTTGGCTCGTCAATGTGCATTACTTCTAATTGCTCTGGGTTTTCGAAGTCAGCGATAGTATCACCGATTTCAAATCCTTCAATACCTACAACTGCAACGATATCACCAGCCTTAACCTCAGAAACTTTAACACGACCTAATCCTTCGAACAATTGTAACTCCTTAACACGAGATTTAACCACCTTACCGTCGCGCTTCATTAATGAAACCGGTTGGTTTTCTTTGATGCTACCGCGTACTACACGACCGATCGCAATACGACCTACGAATGTAGAGTAGTCTAAAGATGTTACCTGCATTTGTAAAGTACCGTCAGATACTTGTGGTGCAGGGATATGTGTAATGATAGCCTCAAGAAGGTCTGTAAAGTCTGTTGTTGGAGTTTTCCAGTCTGTAGACATCCATCCTTGTTTTGATGAACCGTACAATACCGGGAAATCTAATTGCTCTTCAGTAGCACCTAAGTTGAAGAATAAGTCGAATACATTTTCGTAAACCTCGTCTGGACGACAGTTTTCTTTATCAACTTTGTTAACTACAACAATCGGTTTAATACCTAATGCCAATGCTTTACCTGTAACAAAGCGAGTTTGAGGCATCGGACCTTCGAAAGCATCTACCAATAAAACAACACCGTCTGCCATTTTCAATACACGCTCTACCTCACCACCAAAGTCGGCGTGGCCCGGAGTATCGATAATGTTAATTTTAGTGTCTTTATATTTTACAGATACGTTTTTAGATACGATGGTAATCCCACGCTCACGCTCCAAATCATTGTTGTCCAGGATTAACTCTCCTGAATTTTCATTGTCTCTGAATTGGTTAGTAAAGTGAAGAATTTTGTCAACCAACGTAGTTTTACCGTGGTCAACGTGCGCAATAATCGCTATGTTTCTGATGTTCTGCATTGAGCAATAATGTGTTATATAAAAATAAGAGGTGCAAAGATATACAATTTGCACCTCAAAACTCACTATTTTTTGTTAATATTTTATTAGCCCAGTATTTATTCTCGATTAAGAATAATAAAATTAGTCCCTGAAACACAATAATTAAGCACTTAAAAACTTCATGCGAAGGCTTACAATGGGATCTATTCCCTAGAATCATTACAAAACAAAGAGCGGATACCTCTCATAGAATATACCCGCTCTTTCTTATCTTGTCGGCTTGACTTACTTAATCACGCCTAATTCCTTACCCACTTTTGTAAAGGCAGCAATCGCTTTATCCAAGTGTGCTGGCTCATGTCCTGCAGAGATCTGAACGCGGATACGTGCTTTTGCTTGAGGAACAACCGGATAATAGAAACCGATTACATAAATTCCTTCTGCTAACATCTTAGAAGCAAATTCTTGAGCTAATTTAGCATCATATAACATCACTGGAACAATCGGATGGAAACCCGGTTTGATATCGAAACCAGCTTCTGTCATCTTCTCGCGGAAGTATTTCGTATTGCTTTCTAATTTATCACGAAGCTCAGTCGTTTCGCTCAACATATCTAAAACCGCAACGGAAGCACCAGCTATTGCAGGCGCCAATGTGTTGGAGAACAAATAAGGACGAGAACGCTGGCGAAGCATATCGATAATTTCCTTTTTACCGGAAGTAAAACCACCGGATGCACCACCCAACGCTTTACCTAATGTACCTGTGATAATATCTACACGATCCATTACGTTGAATAATTCGTGCGTACCACGGCCCGTCTTACCAATAAATCCAGAACAGTGCGACTCATCGATCATCACTAATGCTTCATATTGGTCTGCTAAGTCGCAGATTTGATCCAAAGGAGCAACAGAACCATCCATCGAGAAGGCGCCATCTGTAACAATGATTTTATGGCGTGCGCCAGCAGCTGCTTGCAATTGCGCTTCCAGATCTGCCATATCCGCGTTTTTATAACGGAATCTTTGCGCTTTACATAAGCGAACACCGTCTATAATAGAAGCGTGATTCAACTCATCTGAGATGATCGCGTCCTCAGCAGAGAATAAAGGCTCGAATACACCACCGTTTGCATCAAATGCCGCTGCATAAAGGATCGTATCTTCCGTGCCTAAGAATTTTGAAAGCTTCGCCTCCAATTCTTTATGAACATCCTGTGTACCACAGATAAAACGTACTGATGACATGCCATATCCGTGTGAATCAATTGCCGCTTTTGCTGCAGCAACAACTTTCGGATGTGAAGACAATCCCAAATAGTTATTCGCACAGAAGTTGATTACTTCCTGACCCGTACTAATTTTAATATCAGCACCTTGAGGCGTTGTGATAATGCGTTCTTCTTTATATAGACCAGCATCTTTAATGGCTGCCAATTCCGTTTCTAAAGCGGGCTTTAAGGTTTTGTACATATCGGTAAATTTATTTGCGATAAAGATAAGCTTTTTTTTAAAGTCAAACCCACGAAAACGTTTGTTTGAAATTTCAAAAAGCCCTTAAATAGCGAAAGAGCCGTAATACGTTTACGACTCTTCCTTTTTTCAACATAGCAATTCGCTATTTAATTCTCTTCCATGTTTCGGTACGCCCAAGTAAACTAACGCCTACATAGCCGCGAATATCCAGCGCATCATTACTCTTCAACGTCATTTTACAACTATAAGTCTTTCCAGACTTAGGATCGTAAATCTGTCCGCCCTCATAGGTCTTCCCGTTTTTGGTGAAATTCGTTAAAATTTCCAAGCCTTGGATATTGCGCGAACGCAATGACTCCGTCGGATTCTTCAAATCCTTCTTGCTAGAGTCCTTTATCCAATACAACTTCCCATAATACTTATCGCCCTTTTTGTAGATTTCAATACGTCCTTCTCCACTTGGATTTTGCCATTTCCCAAGAATTGGATCATTACTTTGTGCAAAGACCATTAGCCCAATGAATATCGCGCATACTGTTGTCAATAATCTTTTCATAGTTCACATCGTTTAAAATTGTCAAGTCAAGATAACAAAATTATTCTATGTTAGCATAATATTATTTTTGTTACCTCTTCATTTCAATCGATTGATTACGCGTATTGGCATCAAATTTGAATGATTAATTATAAGTCAAAACGTACGAATTATGAGGTTTATCATCAGTCTTTTAGTAACAGGTTTAGTAGTCGCTCTAGCGTCTTGGGTGATTCCGGGCGTGTCGGTTGCTGGATTCGGTTGGGCGATTTTAACAGGTCTTGTTATTGGTCTTGTTAACGCTATTGTTGGGGGCATTCTAAGATTATTTACATTCCCTTTGAATTGGTTGACGTTCGGATTAGTTTCCTTTATCATAACGGTATTGATGATTATGTTATCAGACAAAATCATGGGTACTAAGTTTGAAGTAGATGGCTTCTGGCCAGCGTTCTTCTTCGCTATCGCTGTTGCAGTGATAGAAATGATTATCGGCGCAATGACATCCGACAAAAAATAAACTACCTACAGGAAATTACATTAGTCTCCACTACAAAGAAAAAAGAAAGCCGGCAAACGATCGTTTGCCGGCTTTCTCATGTCAAATTTATCAAGTATTAATACACTCCAATATATTGGTTTCCTGGTTTGTTCTTCAAGGTAGCTCCAACTTTCATATCGCCTGTTTTCTTATTGAATACATAGACATTTCCATCTTTGCCAACTTCAGCTACTGCGATAAATACTTCGTCGCCGTAGGTTGCTATATTTTGAATTTGGCGGAATGCCAAGTTCTCCTCTCCCGGAATAGTATATTTTGTTCCAGAATTATCCTTTAAGTTGATACGAGCGATATGTCCACCTTTTTGTCCTGCAATAGAGTACACCACAAAACCGATTCCATCGCCTACATACTTCCAAGTTTCGATATAAGAATTCGTTACGCCTAAAGCCTTATCTAGGCTAAACTCAAAAGCATTATCATAGTCATTCGTTGCTGAGTTAATTCGCAAGATTCTAGACCCTCCAGTAGCTTCGCCTGACGTTGCTTGATACACATGTCCATCCGTACCGATGTATTGCATTGTACTGCGGTATCCGTTTGTATTCGCCTTCGTTTTTGTGGAAGTAATTAATTTCGGGTTTTTCAGGCTTGGATAATCAAGTACCAAAGTACGAGCATCAACCTTTGCCGCATTTCTGTCTGTCGCAAATACTGGGTTACCTTTGTCGTCAATGGTAAAACCTGTCGTGTTGATACGAGAAATCTGAACTCCAATATATACCTTATTGCCAGCTTTGTTTACAATAGGAACATCAATACGGCTAATATGATACCCCGCTTTTATCTCTGCCTCCGGCAAACGAATCTCCGCAGTAGAAGTATGTGTGATCTTTGGATCATTTAAATCCAAACTAATCGCATCAATCTTAGTAGACACTTCTTTGTAAACAAAGTTCGGAGAAGTTCCAGTGAAAACAACAGGGTTTGCCGTACCACGCACAGCAATACCTACACCAGGAGCAGCAATTAGCCATCTTGGCGACTTGCTCACATAATTGGCTGTAGCGACCTCATTGCCTTCAGGAATAATATTCTTACCACCTCCGACACGATATTTGTTGAAAACACCACCGTCGTCACCGGTATACTGAATATTGTATAGGTATTTACCGTCTGGAGAACCCTGCAAACGCGCTGTTCTAGCAGAGCGAACGCCTTCACCCTGATCAAATACATTCACAGAATATTTAGGGTCTCTTGCTTCATCAACCGTCATGCTGAAAACCATTGTTCCACCATCACCGTCTCCAGCCTCATCTTGCATCTTAGCACCAGACACGGTTATCCAGCGATCTACATCCTTAATTTCGCCGCCATTATTATCTTTTTCACAACTGCTAAAAAATACAGTAGAAGTTACAGCACCTAATATGGCAAACTTTAAAAATTTATTTCTCATACTGTTATATGTTATAATTTACTAATTGAATAATTCAGTTTTAAATAGACTCCACGTCCTGGTTTTTGCACCCCAAAATTGTCGTAGATCTCCGCATTAAAAATATTTTTCAAATCTACACTCGCGATGAGCTTACGGCTCGGAAAGGTATAGCTTGCTCCAAAGTTTTGAGAAACCTGCGTCGGTGTAATGAACCACTCTGAATCGAACCAGACCGTACTAAACGGAGCAACATATCCGACGGTATAAAACAGATTAAGCTCAGAAGACTTTTGAACCACATTTTTCAAACGATAATGGATATTCCCATTCATCGTAAAGAATGGTTCATTTGGAATTTGCTTATTATAATTATCACTCTCTAAACCTGTTATAGGACTATAGCGTTGTTTATTCTTAGAATTGAATTTGGAAAAGTTGAAGTTTACCGCTAGATCTTTATAGGTATACATCAATTCACTTTCAAATCCTAACGACTGAGCAGAAGACAAGTTCACAAATTGCGTCAATTCCAGCTCCTGGGAGTTCATCAATTCATTTGCAAATGGCATGATACGATCTTTGATATTTCTCCAAAAGGCATTCGCTCCTAATGACACTTTATGTCCCGAAAAATCAAATGTTCCTAGTCTGAAACCTGCATTATAGTTGTCGCTGATCTCGGGAGAAATCCCCGTATTTGGCAATACGTTTTCTTCAGGGCTACCGAAGGTTTCGCTATCGTCGGGCATACGCACAGCACGCTCTGCCGAAGTTAACAGAACCACTTGCGGCTTAACTTTATAGGAAACTGCCAAACCATAGCCAGCATTAGTTCTGTTGTTCTTTTCTCTTTCTTCTGATATAACGACTTGACCATTGTTAACCGTTCCGACAAAAGAAGTCTTCCCAATCGATTGCTGATAAAGCTTATAAAATAAATTAGTCGTCAACCTGTTGTTCAGCGTTTGCGCTTCATAGTTGAAAGAAACGACATTCTTGGAAAAATCATTTTTACTATTCAAACCTGTCTTGCCGACATCCGTAAGAAGATTCTGATCTTTACGGTCAACTGAGTAGAAAACATGGTTCACAGAAACTCGATGTCCAGTTACAATGTCATAGCTCAAATTCGACCTAATATTTGCGACTTGTCGGTCAATATCTGTCATCATCGGTCGGCCCTGTTGTGCACCATCGGTATTCCTTACTGGATTTCCGTTGATGTCCAATTGTACATTGCCATCCCAATTATATGCCCAAGGAATAGTGTCTTGTATATAGGTATTTCGGAAACTGTACACTCCGTTTATGCTTAAGTTCAGCCCTTCTAAACCTAGATTTCTCTTATTGTAACTTAAGCTTAACACGTTGGCATTTGCTTCTGAGGTCCTTCCCATATATGGAGTTCCCATAGTTTGCCCATGCTGTATTTCGTTGTATGAATCAGAAATATTATAACCCAAAAAGAATGAATCTGCCCATTTCACACCAGTAAATCCAAATTCAAATCGTCCAGAAACAGAACGATAGCCATCGAAGAATCGCTTTGTGCGATAGTACCGGCGCAGAACCCCATTTGGCTCAATATATTTTGAGAATTTACCCCAAATTTCGTAATCATTGTCCGAACTCATATATGTTCCAGCAACGCGGGTTGTAAATCCACTTTTTGCATCGCGATATATTGCACTAATATCAGATTGGAGCGTATTGAAGGATCCATAAGAAACCGCCGCAGAAAGATTGTTGGTAAGACCGGCTTTTTTCAAAACAATATTGATTGCTCCGCCCAACAGATCCCCCGATAGGTGCGCTGGAAGTACACCTTTATAAACTTCGATGCGCTCAATCATCGCAGGAGGGATATTATTTAAATTAAAGGAAGAACCATAGGTCGAGATTTCAATTCCATCGATAAAAATACCGACAGAACGTCCAGTCATTCCATTTAGATTATATTGGACTTCCGACCCAAGACCACCACTTTGTCTAACCCGAACACCTACCGTACGGTCCAGAAGTTCATTAGTCTGTATGTTACGAATTGCTGCTTCTTTTGTTTCAATCACATTTACCGCAAAGCCCTTTGTTTCAATCTCTCGCTTGGCGGAGTTTCCCGTTACACGAATCTCGTCCAAACTCACATCGCCACGTGGATCAATATGAATATGTAAATCATACTTCTTCTTATCGACATTCAGCGGTAAGTTCTTCGTCTGAACCTCAACAGAAGTTACGGTAATAACTTGTGAGCCATAAGGAACTTCGGCTAGAAGATACTCGCCTTTCTCATTGGAGACAGAAGCGATTGTGGTGCCTTTTATACGTACTGTAGCCTGTTTAACAGGGGTTCCGTCCAATAAATGTACAATACCTTTGATGTTTGCTGTTTGCCCGAAGCAAGCGATTGAACACAGAAAAAAGAATAAGGTAGAGTAAAAAAATTTCATTATACCAGATTAATACCTAATTTTGGAGCATCATTTAGAACAAGTCTAAATAAATGTTGCTGCAAATCTAGAATTATTCTAAATAGCAAAATGACGCAATCAGAAAAAAAAGCTACACATTCAGAAATATTGGGCATCCCTGAAGCCACCGACGAGCATAGCATTATGGCTCTAGGAACAGAGATGTATTTCACGGTGCTGGAAGGAAGGCAGCGCTTTTCTTTCAATAGCCCCGTGGATGGTTATTTGAATGTACTGATTGCCGAAAACTCCACCAATGTAAGCTTACAGGTACGACAGCAGCAATATATATTGCATGCGGATGAAAACCTGCTCAAGCACCTCCAAAAAGGAACAGCAATTGACGTCAAAAGCCTCTCCTCCGACTGCACCCTACTCCTCCTTATCATTCCAAGCGAGAAGATACTGTCTTTCCACAAAACCTATTCGGAACAGGAAGAGCGCTTCGAAAATGGTTTATTAACCAAATCAGATAAGCGCATCAGTCTAGCTGTAAATCAAATCATTGATCTATACGCTGCCGATTCTTTTATCAACCAACTGCGCGTGCAGTCGCTCCTGTTGGAGACCATTGTCCATCAAATCGAAGGCCTATACGCCGAAAATGAGAACAAAGAACTGATCGCCAACAAAAACCATTACGAGAGAATTGTGCTGGTAAAACAGTTGATCGACGAAGACATCTCCCAAAACCATTCGATATCCAGCCTCGCAAAATATGCCGGCACCAACGAACAGTATTTAAAGCAACATTTCAAGCAATATTACGGAAAGACCGTCATGAACTACATCACCGAGAAAAAGATGGAGCATGCTAAGTCCCTAATATTGACCGGCAAACATCGCATCTCCGATGTTGCCCGCATGACCGGCTACAAACACTCCACCCACTTCACCACCGCCTTCAAAAAGTATTTCGGAATTATCCCAAATTCCCTGAGATACACCTTCCTCGTTGCGCACGAAGGAATAACGGAAATGGTAGATATGTTAGGGAAAATTTCTTTATAGATATTAGACATTGTCTTAGATAATAGATTTTAGACATTAGAGTATGGCGGCTAGAGATAGGTGCCATAGGTCTTATTACTAAGTACTAAACTGATATATGAATTTGTAGAATTATAACTGCGTGGAATAAAAATCAAGAAGACCACAACTTTGTTTCCATTATAGTATTAATTATAGAACATAATTATGGAAAAATTTTGTGGTCTTGATGTACATAAAGATAGTGTTTTTATGTGCGGTTTAAGTGAAAACAACGAAAAGTATGAAGAAGTTTTTAAAACTTTAACCCCTGACCTTGAACGGCTTCGTGACACGCTTGTTGATCATGGTGTCGGACTCGGAGCCATGGAGAGCACCAGTATTTATTGGTACCCGTTATGGAATATTCTAGAATCGGATTTTGATGTTAAATTGATCAATCCACTGTTCATCAAGCAGGTTCCTGGAAGGAAGTCCGATGTCAAGGATGCCGAGTGGATCGCTACGGTATTGATGAAGGATCTGATTAAAGGGAGCTTTGTTCCTCCAAGCATCATCCAACAATTGCGGCTTTACAACCGTAAGATTACCAAGCTCAACAAACAATTGCGTCGCAGTGAACAGGAAATGGATGAGATGCTTCAAAGATGCAACATCCGTTTGAGCAATTACGTCTCTGATATCGGCTGCAAGTCCATGAAGAAAGTTGTTCAGGCTATCGCTAAGAATCATTTGAACCTGGATTATTTATTGAGCTTGGTCCATGCTCGGATTGTTAGGAAGAGCGGCGCGGAAACGATCCGAGCTTCGCTTACAGGAACATTCACTTCAGTAGACATCGAGATATTGAGGATGATCGTGGAGGATCTCAATTTCCACCATGATCAGCTCGAATTCTGCAAGAAAGAGTTACTGAAGCTATGCTATCAGCATTTCAATCTTCAAATGGAACTATTGGTGACCATACCTGGAGTGAAAGAGCACGCAGCTGCCTGTACCATTTCTGAAATAGGGACGGACATGAAATTCTTTACATCGGCAACAGCCTTAGTAGGCTGGACCGGTCTTAGACCGCGGAACGACCAAAGTGCGGGTAAGATTAAAGGAAGAAAGACCCTACACGGAAATAAATATCTTCGCTTAATGCTCGTACAATGTGCTTGGGGAGCATCCAGAACAAAGGGAAGCGCTTTTATGGCGCGATATCAACGATTCAGAAAAAGAATGCACCACAACAAAGCGCTTATAGCAAATGCTAGAAAGCTGTTGGTGATAATTTGGAACATATTAGCCAAAAAGGAACCCTATTTTGCTCAGGCAATCTAGCAGGCCTTTTAAAGGAAAGTACCAAGGCCCTAGTATTTATGGTGGACTATACCCCGATTTCTAAACTGGCATAATAAGGAACTTTCTGGCAAGAAATTGCGTGTGAGCTAAAAGCTCGTAGAGAAAATTATTATTATTTAAAAGCGAACTAGGCAAATGCCTGGTAAAGCAAGACTATGCCTAATCAAATAGAAACAAGCCTTTAGATGATCTTTAAAGGCTTGTTCGATTAGTATTTATAGAGGAAATACTAAATACTACTTCTGAACCAAGGATACAAGGATGGACAGGATCTGTACATACCTGCTGTTACTGAATAGCATATGACACCCCTTTCTTACCCATATCATAGCCAATTCGGAGCGGTTATGATTGGGGTTTGAATTGGGTTTGAGATGGGAGTAAGTAAACCAGTTTACGACTAGGTCAAGACAAAAAGTACCGAAAAGTATCGTAGTGAATATTTAACCTTTAAACCCGATCCTACCAATCCTTTTATCCTTCCTTTCCTGGTATTCAAGACAAACTTTCCCTTCTTCAAATCAAAACATCCTTCCTTCAAAAACATAAAAGCAAAAAAAACGCCCAGAAAAACAGGGCGCCATACTCTTATATCTAAAATCTTATATCTAATCTAAAATCTAAAATCTATAGCTCAACGTCGTAGTAAAACTTCTTGGCGGAATAGGATTCACGCTATAGTTTTCGTGTACATAGTAGTTAAACTCATTGCTGATATTGCTGATCTTTCCGAGAATACTCCAATTTCTGTAGGTATATCCTGCGGAGAAATCAAATGTTGTAAATGGATCGATTGGAATTACACGATCTTCACCTTTGCTTTCATTGATTTTAGTATTGTTCCAGCCGGCGTTACGCTTTCCGGTGTAGTAGGTTGAAAAACCTAACTTCAGGCCTTTTGCACCTCCGTTTTGGATCGTATAGAATAACGATGCATTTCCTGTATGGGCTGTAGTTCCTACCAAACGAACGCCTTCTACGCTGCCATTATCATTGGTTTCCAGATAGCGCATAAAGTTATAAGCATATCCACCCATGACCTCTAGGCCGTCGATAATCGTACCGGTGATATCTAGGTCTAGGCCGTCAGAAGCGGTTTTTCCTGTAAATTCCTTCATGTTTGCATCCGGAACATTTCCG
The DNA window shown above is from Sphingobacterium hotanense and carries:
- a CDS encoding DUF2147 domain-containing protein, which encodes MKRLLTTVCAIFIGLMVFAQSNDPILGKWQNPSGEGRIEIYKKGDKYYGKLYWIKDSSKKDLKNPTESLRSRNIQGLEILTNFTKNGKTYEGGQIYDPKSGKTYSCKMTLKSNDALDIRGYVGVSLLGRTETWKRIK
- a CDS encoding Rieske (2Fe-2S) protein — its product is MEEFEDDDLTWHKVPAKIDESRNYVKALHVAGKKLCLISEGGILSVTSSRCPHAGADLTHGWCEEGKLICPFHRHRFDIETGKGDEKQHNFIRVYPLKKENGEFFVGIKRSLWDKIFG
- a CDS encoding phage holin family protein — its product is MRFIISLLVTGLVVALASWVIPGVSVAGFGWAILTGLVIGLVNAIVGGILRLFTFPLNWLTFGLVSFIITVLMIMLSDKIMGTKFEVDGFWPAFFFAIAVAVIEMIIGAMTSDKK
- a CDS encoding IS110 family RNA-guided transposase; the encoded protein is MEKFCGLDVHKDSVFMCGLSENNEKYEEVFKTLTPDLERLRDTLVDHGVGLGAMESTSIYWYPLWNILESDFDVKLINPLFIKQVPGRKSDVKDAEWIATVLMKDLIKGSFVPPSIIQQLRLYNRKITKLNKQLRRSEQEMDEMLQRCNIRLSNYVSDIGCKSMKKVVQAIAKNHLNLDYLLSLVHARIVRKSGAETIRASLTGTFTSVDIEILRMIVEDLNFHHDQLEFCKKELLKLCYQHFNLQMELLVTIPGVKEHAAACTISEIGTDMKFFTSATALVGWTGLRPRNDQSAGKIKGRKTLHGNKYLRLMLVQCAWGASRTKGSAFMARYQRFRKRMHHNKALIANARKLLVIIWNILAKKEPYFAQAI
- the typA gene encoding translational GTPase TypA, coding for MQNIRNIAIIAHVDHGKTTLVDKILHFTNQFRDNENSGELILDNNDLERERGITIVSKNVSVKYKDTKINIIDTPGHADFGGEVERVLKMADGVVLLVDAFEGPMPQTRFVTGKALALGIKPIVVVNKVDKENCRPDEVYENVFDLFFNLGATEEQLDFPVLYGSSKQGWMSTDWKTPTTDFTDLLEAIITHIPAPQVSDGTLQMQVTSLDYSTFVGRIAIGRVVRGSIKENQPVSLMKRDGKVVKSRVKELQLFEGLGRVKVSEVKAGDIVAVVGIEGFEIGDTIADFENPEQLEVMHIDEPTMNMLFTINNSPFFGKEGKFVTSRHIYDRLQKELEKNLALRVVPTESPDAWLVYGRGILHLSVLIETMRREGYELQVGQPQVIVKEINGVKCEPIEELVVDVPAEVSGKVIELVTQRKGELLIMESKGEMQHLEFSIPSRGIIGLRNNVLTATAGEAVMAHRLKGYEPWKGTIPGRLAGVLISLDTGSTTAYSIDKLQDRGRFFVDPGVDIYEGQILGEHIRDNDLTINVTKGKQLTNMRASGSDDNTRIAPAIKFSLEESMEYIQADEYIEVTPQSMRLRKIYLTENERKVNAKKFQ
- the kbl gene encoding glycine C-acetyltransferase; translated protein: MYKTLKPALETELAAIKDAGLYKEERIITTPQGADIKISTGQEVINFCANNYLGLSSHPKVVAAAKAAIDSHGYGMSSVRFICGTQDVHKELEAKLSKFLGTEDTILYAAAFDANGGVFEPLFSAEDAIISDELNHASIIDGVRLCKAQRFRYKNADMADLEAQLQAAAGARHKIIVTDGAFSMDGSVAPLDQICDLADQYEALVMIDESHCSGFIGKTGRGTHELFNVMDRVDIITGTLGKALGGASGGFTSGKKEIIDMLRQRSRPYLFSNTLAPAIAGASVAVLDMLSETTELRDKLESNTKYFREKMTEAGFDIKPGFHPIVPVMLYDAKLAQEFASKMLAEGIYVIGFYYPVVPQAKARIRVQISAGHEPAHLDKAIAAFTKVGKELGVIK
- a CDS encoding TonB-dependent receptor; the protein is MKFFYSTLFFFLCSIACFGQTANIKGIVHLLDGTPVKQATVRIKGTTIASVSNEKGEYLLAEVPYGSQVITVTSVEVQTKNLPLNVDKKKYDLHIHIDPRGDVSLDEIRVTGNSAKREIETKGFAVNVIETKEAAIRNIQTNELLDRTVGVRVRQSGGLGSEVQYNLNGMTGRSVGIFIDGIEISTYGSSFNLNNIPPAMIERIEVYKGVLPAHLSGDLLGGAINIVLKKAGLTNNLSAAVSYGSFNTLQSDISAIYRDAKSGFTTRVAGTYMSSDNDYEIWGKFSKYIEPNGVLRRYYRTKRFFDGYRSVSGRFEFGFTGVKWADSFFLGYNISDSYNEIQHGQTMGTPYMGRTSEANANVLSLSYNKRNLGLEGLNLSINGVYSFRNTYIQDTIPWAYNWDGNVQLDINGNPVRNTDGAQQGRPMMTDIDRQVANIRSNLSYDIVTGHRVSVNHVFYSVDRKDQNLLTDVGKTGLNSKNDFSKNVVSFNYEAQTLNNRLTTNLFYKLYQQSIGKTSFVGTVNNGQVVISEEREKNNRTNAGYGLAVSYKVKPQVVLLTSAERAVRMPDDSETFGSPEENVLPNTGISPEISDNYNAGFRLGTFDFSGHKVSLGANAFWRNIKDRIMPFANELMNSQELELTQFVNLSSAQSLGFESELMYTYKDLAVNFNFSKFNSKNKQRYSPITGLESDNYNKQIPNEPFFTMNGNIHYRLKNVVQKSSELNLFYTVGYVAPFSTVWFDSEWFITPTQVSQNFGASYTFPSRKLIASVDLKNIFNAEIYDNFGVQKPGRGVYLKLNYSISKL
- a CDS encoding helix-turn-helix domain-containing protein; the protein is MTQSEKKATHSEILGIPEATDEHSIMALGTEMYFTVLEGRQRFSFNSPVDGYLNVLIAENSTNVSLQVRQQQYILHADENLLKHLQKGTAIDVKSLSSDCTLLLLIIPSEKILSFHKTYSEQEERFENGLLTKSDKRISLAVNQIIDLYAADSFINQLRVQSLLLETIVHQIEGLYAENENKELIANKNHYERIVLVKQLIDEDISQNHSISSLAKYAGTNEQYLKQHFKQYYGKTVMNYITEKKMEHAKSLILTGKHRISDVARMTGYKHSTHFTTAFKKYFGIIPNSLRYTFLVAHEGITEMVDMLGKISL